A genome region from Meriones unguiculatus strain TT.TT164.6M chromosome 2, Bangor_MerUng_6.1, whole genome shotgun sequence includes the following:
- the LOC110557101 gene encoding protocadherin gamma-A4 isoform X20, whose protein sequence is MQAPPNTDWRFSQAQRPGTSGSQNGDETGTWPNNQFDTEMLQAMILASASEAADGSSTLGGGAGTMGLSARYGPQFTLQHVPDYRQNVYIPGSNATLTNAAGKRDGKAPAGGNGNKKKSGKKEKK, encoded by the exons ATG CAAGCCCCGCCCAACACCGACTGGCGTTTCTCTCAAGCCCAGAGACCTGGCACGAGCGG CTCCCAAAATGGTGATGAAACCGGCACCTGGCCCAACAACCAGTTTGATACAGAGATGCTGCAAGCCATGATCTTGGCCTCTGCCAGCG aAGCCGCTGATGGCAGCTCCACTCTGGGAGGGGGCGCTGGCACCATGGGCTTGAGCGCTCGATACGGACCCCAGTTCACCCTGCAGCATGTGCCCGACTACCGCCAGAATGTGTACATCCCCGGCAGCAATGCCACACTGACCAATGCGGCTGGCAAACGAGATGGCAAGGCTCCAGCAGGTGGTAACGGCAACAAGAAGAAGTCGggcaagaaagagaagaagtaa
- the LOC110557101 gene encoding protocadherin gamma-C3 isoform X3 yields MVAEARSGGLVRPGRTVGVLLLLAALTEASTVIHYEILEEREKGFPVGNVVTDLGLDLGSLSARRLRVVSGASRRYFEVNWETGEMFVNDRLDREELCGTLPSCTVTLELVVENPLELFSAEVVVQDINDNNPSFPTGEMRLEISEAMAPGTRFPLESAHDPDVGSNSLQTYELSHNEYFALRVQTREDGTKYAELVLERALDWEREPSVQLVLTAVDGGTPARSASLPIRISVLDANDNAPAFNQSLYRARVREDAPPGTRVAQVRATDLDEGLNGEIVYSFGSHNRAGVRELFALDPGTGVLTIKGRLDFEDTKLHEIYIQAKDRGANPEGAHCKVLVEVVDVNDNAPEITVTSVYSPVPEDAPLGTVIALLSVTDLDAGENGLVTCEVAPGLPFSLTSSLKNYFTLKTSAALDRETVPEYNLSITARDSGTPALSALTTVRVQVSDINDNPPQSSQSSYDVYVEENNLPGVPILNLSVWDPDAPPNARLSFFLLEPGAETGLVGRYFTINRDSGVLTTLVPLDYEGQREFQLTAHINDGGTPALATNISVNVFVTDRNDNAPQVLYPRPGQSSVEMLPRGTAAGHVVSRVVGWDADAGHNAWLSYSLVGAPNQSLFAVGLHTGQISTARPVQDTDSPRQILTVLISDNGEPLLSTTATLTVSVTEESPEARAEFPSGSAPREQNKNLTFYLLLSLILVSVGFAVTVLGVIIFKVYKWKRSRDLYRSPVSTLYRTPGPSLHADAVRGGLMPPHLYRQVYLTTDSRRSELLQKPGAASPLASRQNTLRSCDPAFYRQVLGAESAPPGQQAPPNTDWRFSQAQRPGTSGSQNGDETGTWPNNQFDTEMLQAMILASASEAADGSSTLGGGAGTMGLSARYGPQFTLQHVPDYRQNVYIPGSNATLTNAAGKRDGKAPAGGNGNKKKSGKKEKK; encoded by the exons ATGGTCGCAGAGGCCCGGAGCGGCGGACTGGTAAGGCCGGGGAGAACGGTGGGAGTTTTGCTTCTGCTAGCTGCCTTGACCGAGGCTTCCACCGTCATCCACTATGAGAtcctggaggagagagagaaagggttccCCGTGGGTAACGTGGTCACGGATCTCGGTTTGGACCTGGGCAGCCTGTCGGCCCGCAGGCTCCGGGTGGTGTCCGGAGCCAGCCGCAGGTACTTTGAGGTGAACTGGGAGACCGGAGAGATGTTCGTCAACGACCGGTTGGACCGAGAGGAGCTCTGTGGGACGCTGCCCTCCTGCACCGTCACTCTGGAGCTGGTGGTGGAGAACCCGCTGGAGCTGTTCAGCGCGGAAGTGGTGGTCCAGGACATCAACGACAACAATCCCTCTTTCCCCACCGGGGAAATGAGGTTGGAGATTAGCGAGGCCATGGCGCCGGGGACGCGCTTTCCGCTCGAGAGCGCGCACGATCCCGATGTGGGAAGCAACTCTTTACAAACCTATGAGCTGAGCCACAACGAGTACTTTGCGCTCCGCGTGCAGACTCGAGAGGACGGCACGAAATACGCGGAGCTGGTCCTGGAGCGCGCCCTGGACTGGGAGCGCGAGCCGAGCGTCCAGCTGGTGCTGACGGCGGTGGACGGGGGCACCCCAGCGCGCTCCGCCAGCCTTCCCATCCGGATCTCGGTGCTGGACGCCAATGACAATGCGCCTGCCTTCAATCAGTCTTTGTATCGGGCGCGCGTCCGGGAGGATGCACCCCCCGGCACGCGCGTCGCCCAGGTTCGTGCAACTGATCTGGATGAAGGCCTCAACGGTGAAATCGTCTACTCCTTCGGCAGCCACAATCGTGCTGGGGTGCGGGAGCTATTCGCCTTGGACCCGGGGACCGGGGTGCTGACAATCAAGGGTCGCCTGGACTTCGAAGACACCAAACTCCACGAGATTTACATCCAGGCCAAAGACAGGGGTGCCAACCCCGAAGGAGCGCACTGCAAAGTGCTGGTAGAGGTCGTGGACGTGAACGACAACGCCCCGGAGATCACGGTCACTTCCGTGTACAGCCCCGTCCCCGAGGATGCCCCTCTGGGGACTGTCATCGCCTTGCTCAGCGTGACTGACCTGGATGCTGGCGAGAACGGGCTGGTGACCTGCGAGGTGGCACCGGGGCTCCCCTTCAGCCTGACTTCTTCCCTCAAGAATTACTTCACTCTGAAAACCAGTGCGGCCCTGGACCGCGAGACCGTGCCAGAGTACAACCTCAGCATCACAGCCCGAGACTCGGGAACCCCCGCGCTCTCGGCCCTTACGACAGTGCGGGTCCAAGTGTCCGACATCAACGACAATCCTCCCCAGTCGTCCCAATCTTCCTACGACGTTTACGTGGAGGAAAATAACCTCCCCGGAGTTCCTATCTTAAACCTAAGTGTCTGGGACCCCGACGCCCCGCCCAATGCCcgcctttccttcttcctcttggaGCCAGGAGCGGAAACCGGGCTCGTGGGTCGCTATTTCACAATAAACCGCGACAGTGGAGTCTTGACAACCTTGGTGCCCCTGGACTACGAAGGCCAACGGGAGTTCCAGCTAACGGCTCATATAAACGACGGGGGCACCCCCGCCCTGGCCACCAACATCAGCGTGAACGTATTCGTCACTGACCGCAATGACAACGCCCCCCAGGTGCTGTATCCCCGGCCTGGCCAGAGTTCGGTGGAGATGCTGCCCCGAGGTACAGCTGCGGGCCACGTGGTCTCGCGGGTGGTCGGCTGGGACGCAGACGCGGGACACAATGCCTGGCTCTCCTACAGCCTCGTGGGGGCCCCCAACCAGAGCCTTTTTGCCGTGGGCCTTCACACCGGTCAGATCAGCACTGCCCGCCCCGTCCAGGACACAGATTCACCGAGGCAGATTCTCACAGTCCTGATCTCAGACAACGGAGAACCGTTGCTCTCCACCACGGCCACCCTGACCGTGTCAGTAACCGAGGAATCCCCGGAAGCCCGGGCCGAGTTCCCCTCTGGCTCTGCTCCCCGGGAACAGAATAAAAACCTCACCTTTTATCTCCTCCTTTCTCTGATCTTGGTCTCTGTGGGGTTCGCAGTCACAGTGTTGGGAGTGATCATATTCAAAGTTTACAAGTGGAAGCGGTCTAGGGACCTATACCGAAGCCCGGTGAGCACCCTGTACCGAACACCAGGGCCCTCGTTGCACGCAGACGCGGTGCGGGGAGGCCTGATGCCGCCGCACCTGTACCGCCAGGTGTACCTCACCACGGACTCTCGCCGCAGCGAGCTGCTCCAGAAGCCCGGTGCAGCCAGCCCGCTGGCCAGCCGCCAGAACACGCTGCGAAGCTGTGACCCGGCGTTCTATAGACAGGTGCTGGGCGCGGAGAGCGCCCCCCCTGGACAG CAAGCCCCGCCCAACACCGACTGGCGTTTCTCTCAAGCCCAGAGACCTGGCACGAGCGG CTCCCAAAATGGTGATGAAACCGGCACCTGGCCCAACAACCAGTTTGATACAGAGATGCTGCAAGCCATGATCTTGGCCTCTGCCAGCG aAGCCGCTGATGGCAGCTCCACTCTGGGAGGGGGCGCTGGCACCATGGGCTTGAGCGCTCGATACGGACCCCAGTTCACCCTGCAGCATGTGCCCGACTACCGCCAGAATGTGTACATCCCCGGCAGCAATGCCACACTGACCAATGCGGCTGGCAAACGAGATGGCAAGGCTCCAGCAGGTGGTAACGGCAACAAGAAGAAGTCGggcaagaaagagaagaagtaa
- the LOC110557101 gene encoding protocadherin gamma-C3 isoform X19: MVAEARSGGLQAPPNTDWRFSQAQRPGTSGSQNGDETGTWPNNQFDTEMLQAMILASASEAADGSSTLGGGAGTMGLSARYGPQFTLQHVPDYRQNVYIPGSNATLTNAAGKRDGKAPAGGNGNKKKSGKKEKK; this comes from the exons ATGGTCGCAGAGGCCCGGAGCGGCGGACTG CAAGCCCCGCCCAACACCGACTGGCGTTTCTCTCAAGCCCAGAGACCTGGCACGAGCGG CTCCCAAAATGGTGATGAAACCGGCACCTGGCCCAACAACCAGTTTGATACAGAGATGCTGCAAGCCATGATCTTGGCCTCTGCCAGCG aAGCCGCTGATGGCAGCTCCACTCTGGGAGGGGGCGCTGGCACCATGGGCTTGAGCGCTCGATACGGACCCCAGTTCACCCTGCAGCATGTGCCCGACTACCGCCAGAATGTGTACATCCCCGGCAGCAATGCCACACTGACCAATGCGGCTGGCAAACGAGATGGCAAGGCTCCAGCAGGTGGTAACGGCAACAAGAAGAAGTCGggcaagaaagagaagaagtaa
- the LOC110557101 gene encoding protocadherin gamma-C5 isoform X1, which produces MGPMASPQLAGKWQVLYMLSLCCCGWVSGQLRYSVVEESEPGTLVGNVAQDLGLKVTDLLSRRLRLGSEENGRYFSLSLASGALAVSVKIDRESLCGASTSCLLPVQVVTEHPLELTRVEVQILDLNDNSPSFATPEREMRISESAAPGARFPLDSAQDPDVGTNTVSFYTLSPNSHFSLNVKTLKDGKLFPELVLEQQLDREAQARHQLVLTAVDGGTPARSGTTLISVVVLDINDNAPAFQSSVLRVGLPENTPPGTLLLRLNATDPDEGTNGQLDYSFGDHTPEAVKNLFGLDPSSGAIHVLGPVDFEESNFYEIHARARDQGQPAMEGHCVIQVDVGDANDNPPEVLLASLVNPVLESTPVGTVVGLFNVRDRDSGRNGEVSLNISPDLPFQIKPSENHYSLLTSQPLDREATSHYIIDLLATDAGSPPLHTHLTIRLNISDVNDNAPHFTQQLYTAYIPENRPPGSLLCTVAASDPDTGDNARLAYSIVGSQIQGAPASSFVYVNPEDGRVFAQRTFDYELLQMLQIVVGVRDSGSPPLHANASLHVFVLDQNDNAPAVLHPRPGKELSAPQRLPRSAPPGSLVTKVTAVDADAGHNAWLSYSLLPQSTAPGLFLVSAHTGEVRTARALVEDDSDTQQVVVLVRDNGDPSLSSTATVLLVLEDENAEEMPKSSDFLSHPPERSDLTLYLIVALAAVSLLSLVTFIFMSAKCLSGHEDGDRGGGQCCRGQDSPSREFYTHSSPNLQVSSDGTLKYMEVTLRPTDSQSHCYRTCFSPASDGSDFTFLRPLSVQQPSALALEPEALRSRSSTLQERSQQAPPNTDWRFSQAQRPGTSGSQNGDETGTWPNNQFDTEMLQAMILASASEAADGSSTLGGGAGTMGLSARYGPQFTLQHVPDYRQNVYIPGSNATLTNAAGKRDGKAPAGGNGNKKKSGKKEKK; this is translated from the exons ATGGGGCCTATGGCGTCCCCACAGCTCGCTGGGAAATGGCAAGTGCTGTATATGTTGTCCTTGTGCTGCTGTGGCTGGGTGTCTGGGCAGCTTCGTTATTCAGTGGTGGAGGAATCTGAGCCGGGGACTTTGGTGGGGAATGTTGCTCAAGATCTAGGCTTAAAGGTGACAGATCTGTTGAGCCGCAGGCTGCGATTGGGCTCTGAGGAGAATGGGCGCTATTTTTCCCTGAGCTTGGCGAGTGGTGCTTTGGCAGTGAGTGTAAAGATTGACCGAGAGAGCCTGTGCGGAGCCAGCACTAGCTGCCTGCTGCCAGTACAGGTGGTAACTGAACACCCCCTGGAGCTCACCCGTGTAGAGGTGCAGATCCTGGATCTCAATGACAACTCTCCTAGCTTTGCTACTCCTGAGCGAGAGATGCGCATCTCAGAATCAGCTGCGCCTGGAGCCAGATTCCCACTGGACAGTGCTCAGGATCCAGACGTGGGCACCAACACTGTGAGCTTCTATACTCTAAGCCCCAACAGTCACTTCTCTCTCAATGTGAAGACCCTAAAAGATGGGAAGCTGTTCCCAGAGCTAGTGCTAGAGCAGCAGCTAGACCGTGAAGCCCAGGCAAGACATCAGCTGGTGCTCACTGCTGTGGATGGGGGGACCCCGGCCCGCTCAGGGACCACTCTTATCTCTGTCGTTGTGCTGGACATCAATGATAATGCCCCAGCCTTCCAGTCCTCAGTTCTACGTGTGGGGCTTCCAGAGAACACACCCCCAGGCACACTACTGCTCCGTCTCAATGCCACTGATCCAGATGAGGGCACCAATGGCCAACTAGACTATTCTTTTGGAGACCATACACCTGAAGCAGTGAAGAATCTCTTTGGCCTGGATCCTAGCAGTGGAGCAATCCATGTGTTGGGTCCCGTAGATTTTGAGGAGTCAAATTTCTATGAAATTCATGCAAGAGCCCGAGACCAGGGACAGCCAGCCATGGAGGGCCACTGTGTGATCCAAGTGGACGTGGGGGATGCTAACGACAATCCCCCTGAGGTGCTACTGGCGTCTCTGGTCAACCCTGTCCTAGAGAGCACACCGGTGGGCACAGTAGTGGGGCTGTTTAATGTGCGAGACCGAGACTCGGGTAGAAATGGTGAGGTGAGCCTGAATATATCTCCAGACCTACCATTTCAGATCAAGCCTTCTGAGAACCACTACTCACTGCTCACCAGCCAGCCCCTGGACCGAGAGGCCACCTCCCATTACATCATCGACCTGCTGGCCACTGACGctggctcccctcccctccacacacatctCACCATCAGGCTGAACATCTCAGATGTCAATGACAACGCACCCCACTTCACCCAACAGCTCTACACTGCCTATATCCCAGAAAACCGGCCGCCAGGCTCTCTCCTCTGTACCGTTGCTGCCTCAGATCCAGACACGGGGGATAACGCCCGCCTCGCCTACTCTATTGTAGGAAGTCAAATCCAGGGAGCCCCAGCCTCCTCTTTTGTGTACGTCAACCCCGAGGATGGACGAGTCTTTGCCCAGCGGACTTTTGACTATGAATTACTGCAGATGCTGCAAATCGTGGTGGGGGTCCGAGATTCTGGGTCTCCCCCGCTGCATGCTAACGCATCCCTCCACGTGTTTGTCCTTGACCAGAACGATAATGCCCCGGCGGTGCTGCACCCACGACCGGGCAAGGAGCTCTCGGCCCCTCAGAGGCTCCCTCGCTCTGCCCCGCCCGGTTCTTTGGTCACCAAGGTGACAGCCGTGGATGCTGACGCTGGTCACAATGCGTGGCTCTCTTACTCTCTGTTACCACAGTCCACCGCCCCCGGCCTGTTCCTTGTGTCTGCCCACACTGGTGAGGTGCGCACCGCCCGGGCCTTAGTGGAGGACGACTCTGATACCCAACAGGTGGTGGTCCTGGTGAGGGACAACGGTGACCCTTCGCTCTCCTCCACAGCGACGGTACTGCTGGTTCTGGAGGATGAGAATGCGGAGGAAATGCCCAAGTCCAGTGACTTCCTCTCACACCCTCCTGAGCGATCAGACCTCACCCTTTACCTTATTGTGGCTCTAGCCGCCGTCAGCCTCTTATCCTTAGTTACCTTCATTTTCATGTCAGCTAAGTGCCTGAGCGGGCATGAAGATGGGGACCGGGGTGGGGGCCAGTGCTGCAGGGGCCAGGACTCACCCTCCAGGGAGTTCTATACGCACTCCAGCCCCAACCTGCAGGTGAGCTCAGACGGCACACTCAAGTACATGGAGGTGACCCTGCGGCCCACAGACTCTCAGAGCCATTGCTACAGGACATGCTTTTCTCCGGCCTCCGATGGCAGTGACTTCACTTTCCTCAGGCCCCTCAGCGTTCAACAGCCCTCAGCCCTGGCGCTGGAGCCCGAGGCCTTAAGGTCCCGCTCTAGTACACTACAGGAGCGGAGCCAG CAAGCCCCGCCCAACACCGACTGGCGTTTCTCTCAAGCCCAGAGACCTGGCACGAGCGG CTCCCAAAATGGTGATGAAACCGGCACCTGGCCCAACAACCAGTTTGATACAGAGATGCTGCAAGCCATGATCTTGGCCTCTGCCAGCG aAGCCGCTGATGGCAGCTCCACTCTGGGAGGGGGCGCTGGCACCATGGGCTTGAGCGCTCGATACGGACCCCAGTTCACCCTGCAGCATGTGCCCGACTACCGCCAGAATGTGTACATCCCCGGCAGCAATGCCACACTGACCAATGCGGCTGGCAAACGAGATGGCAAGGCTCCAGCAGGTGGTAACGGCAACAAGAAGAAGTCGggcaagaaagagaagaagtaa
- the LOC110557101 gene encoding protocadherin gamma-C4 isoform X2: MAAMPSKVRSWVEIWWGATLLFLFCHLGYVYGQIRYPVPEESQEGTFVGNVAQDFLLDTESLSARRLQVAGEVNQRHFRVDLDSGALLIKNPIDREALCGLSASCIVPLEFVTEGPLEMYRAEVEIVDVNDHAPRFPRQQLDLEIGEAAPPGQRFPLEKAQDADVGSNSISSYRLSSNEHFALDVKKRSDGSLVPELLLEKPLDREKQSDYRLVLTAVDGGNPPRSGTAELRVSVLDVNDNAPAFQQSSYRISVLESAPAGMVLIQLNASDPDLGPSGNVTFSFSGHTPDRVRNLFSLHPTTGKLTLQGPLDFESENYYEFDVRARDGGSPAMEQHCSLRVDLLDVNDNAPHITVTSELGTLPESAEPGTVVALISVQDPDSGSNGDVSLRIPDHLPFALKSAFRNQFSLVTAGPLDREARSSYDIMVTASDAGNPPLSTHRTIFLNISDVNDNPPSFFQRSHEVFVPENNRPGDLLCSLAASDPDSGLNALISYSLLEPRNRDVSASSFISLNPQTGAVHATRSFDYEQTQTLQFEVQARDRGSPPLSSTVTVRLFVLDLNDNAPAVLRPRARPGSLCPQALPPSVGAGHLVTKVTAVDLDSGYNAWVSYQLLEAPDPSLFAVSRYAGEVRTAVPIPADLPPQKLVIVVKDSGSPPLSTSVTLLVSLEEDAHPVVPDLRESSAPREGESRLTLYLAVSLVAICFVSFGSFVALLSKCLRGAACGATCFPAGTCACLSRSRRREGLPPSNGILRIQLGSEDPIKFVDVGGHSHGCTPLASAPTRSDSFMMVKSPSAPMAGEPVRPSCPPSDLLYGLEQAPPNTDWRFSQAQRPGTSGSQNGDETGTWPNNQFDTEMLQAMILASASEAADGSSTLGGGAGTMGLSARYGPQFTLQHVPDYRQNVYIPGSNATLTNAAGKRDGKAPAGGNGNKKKSGKKEKK; encoded by the exons ATGGCAGCAATGCCCAGCAAGGTGAGAAGCTGGGTAGAAATTTGGTGGGGGGCTACCCTTTTGTTCCTCTTTTGCCACCTGGGCTACGTTTATGGGCAGATCCGCTACCCGGTCCCAGAGGAGTCACAGGAAGGGACTTTTGTAGGGAATGTCGCCCAAGATTTTCTGCTGGATACAGAGAGTCTCTCAGCTCGCAGGCTGCAGGTCGCTGGAGAGGTGAACCAAAGACACTTCCGTGTGGATTTGGACAGCGGAGCCCTGCTCATCAAGAATCCAATCGATCGAGAGGCACTGTGTGGGCTCAGTGCCAGCTGCATCGTGCCCCTGGAGTTTGTAACCGAAGGGCCTTTGGAAATGTACCGAGCGGAGGTTGAGATCGTAGATGTGAATGATCACGCCCCCCGATTTCCGCGGCAGCAGTTGGACTTGGAAATCGGGGAAGCGGCTCCGCCAGGACAGCGTTTCCCCTTGGAAAAGGCGCAGGATGCAGATGTGGGGAGCAATTCCATCAGCAGCTACAGACTAAGCTCCAATGAGCACTTTGCCCTGGATGTCAAGAAGCGCAGCGACGGCAGCCTGGTCCCAGAGCTGCTTCTGGAGAAGCCTTTGGATCGCGAGAAGCAATCCGACTACCGCCTGGTGCTGACCGCTGTGGATGGGGGGAACCCGCCTCGATCGGGCACCGCAGAGCTCCGGGTGTCGGTGCTGGATGTGAACGACAACGCCCCAGCCTTCCAGCAATCCAGTTACAGGATCAGCGTGCTGGAGAGTGCACCAGCGGGCATGGTTCTCATCCAGCTCAATGCCTCTGACCCAGACCTGGGGCCCAGCGGTAACGTCACCTTTTCCTTTAGTGGTCACACCCCTGATCGCGTGAGAAACCTCTTTAGCCTTCATCCCACTACAGGAAAGCTCACCCTTCAGGGGCCTCTAGACTTTGAGAGTGAGAATTATTACGAGTTTGATGTGAGGGCACGTGACGGGGGTTCTCCAGCCATGGAGCAGCATTGCAGCCTGAGGGTGGACCTCTTGGATGTCAATGACAACGCCCCCCACATCACAGTCACCTCGGAGCTCGGCACTCTACCCGAGAGCGCAGAGCCTGGCACTGTGGTGGCGCTCATCAGTGTGCAGGACCCGGACTCCGGGTCAAATGGGGATGTGAGCCTCCGCATTCCCGACCACTTACCATTTGCCCTCAAGTCTGCCTTCAGGAACCAGTTCTCCCTCGTGACCGCTGGACCCTTGGACCGAGAGGCTAGATCCAGTTATGACATCATGGTGACTGCTTCTGATGCCGGGAACCCGCCCCTGAGTACCCACAGGACTATTTTCCTCAACATTTCAGACGTGAACGATAACCCACCCtcattcttccagaggtcacatGAGGTGTTTGTTCCTGAGAACAATCGCCCAGGGGACCTGCTTTGCTCCCTTGCAGCCTCTGACCCAGACTCTGGCTTAAACGCACTCATCTCCTACTCTCTCTTAGAGCCCAGAAATCGAGATGTGTCAGcctcttccttcatctctctGAACCCCCAGACAGGAGCTGTTCATGCCACTAGATCATTTGACTATGAGCAAACACAGACCCTGCAGTTTGAGGTGCAGGCCCGGGACAGAGGCAGCCCACCACTCAGCAGCACTGTGACCGTGCGCCTGTTCgtgctggacctcaatgacaatgCCCCAGCTGTGCTACGCCCTAGGGCCAGGCCGGGCTCCTTATGTCCCCAAGCATTGCCTCCATCAGTTGGCGCCGGTCACTTAGTCACAAAGGTGACGGCTGTGGACTTAGATTCAGGTTACAATGCTTGGGTTTCCTATCAGCTCCTGGAGGCCCCAGATCCCAGCCTGTTTGCAGTCTCCCGGTATGCGGGGGAAGTACGGACGGCTGTTCCCATCCCAGCTGACCTCCCACCCCAGAAGCTGGTCATTGTGGTGAAGGACAGTGGCAGCCCACCCCTCTCCACCTCTGTTACCCTCCTAGTGTCCTTAGAGGAGGACGCCCATCCAGTTGTCCCCGATCTTCGAGAATCTTCAGCTCCCAGGGAAGGAGAATCCCGGCTAACCCTCTACTTGGCTGTGTCCTTAGTGGCCATCTGTTTTGTCTCCTTTGGGTCTTTCGTGGCGCTGCTCTCCAAGTGCCTTCGTGGGGCTGCCTGCGGAGCAACGTGCTTTCCTGCGGGCACCTGCGCCTGTCTCAGCAGATCtcggaggagggagggccttccTCCTTCCAACGGGATCCTCCGGATCCAGCTAGGGTCAGAAGATCCTATCAAGTTTGTGGACGTGGGAGGCCACTCTCACGGCTGTACACCGTTGGCGTCCGCGCCCACTCGGAGTGATAGCTTCATGATGGTGAAGTCACCCAGTGCGCCTATGGCAGGGGAGCCAGTGCGCCCAAGCTGTCCACCCTCTGATCTTCTCTATGGGCTAGAG CAAGCCCCGCCCAACACCGACTGGCGTTTCTCTCAAGCCCAGAGACCTGGCACGAGCGG CTCCCAAAATGGTGATGAAACCGGCACCTGGCCCAACAACCAGTTTGATACAGAGATGCTGCAAGCCATGATCTTGGCCTCTGCCAGCG aAGCCGCTGATGGCAGCTCCACTCTGGGAGGGGGCGCTGGCACCATGGGCTTGAGCGCTCGATACGGACCCCAGTTCACCCTGCAGCATGTGCCCGACTACCGCCAGAATGTGTACATCCCCGGCAGCAATGCCACACTGACCAATGCGGCTGGCAAACGAGATGGCAAGGCTCCAGCAGGTGGTAACGGCAACAAGAAGAAGTCGggcaagaaagagaagaagtaa